The following coding sequences are from one Comamonas koreensis window:
- the mpl gene encoding UDP-N-acetylmuramate:L-alanyl-gamma-D-glutamyl-meso-diaminopimelate ligase: protein MHIHILGICGTFMGGVAALAREAGHKVTGCDSGVYPPMSDQLRALGIELIEGFGADQLALQPDMYVVGNVVSRARLDDGSPKFPLMEAILDTGAPYTSGPQWLAEHVLQGRHVLAVAGTHGKTTTTSMLTWILEAAGLQPGFLVGGVPLDFGVSARLGAPTRPGGGDQRPVFVIEADEYDTAFFDKRSKFVHYRPRTAVLNNLEFDHADIFDDLAAIERQFHHLVRTVPASGRVVANGVEESLTRVLHQGCWSEVVRFGAAIDDMRAEGDPSNFEVFYKDAPAGKVQWGLSGVHNQMNALAAIAAAQHVGVAPAEAAQALSRFQNVKRRMELRGTAAGIQVYDDFAHHPTAIRTTLDGLRQQVGAQTRILAVFEPRSNTMKLGTMKSQLPWSLESADLAFCHTAGLDWDAAQALAPMGARAQTAGNIDSLIAQVLQAAMAGDVIVCMSNGGFGGIHDKLLQALAVRG, encoded by the coding sequence ATGCACATTCATATTCTGGGTATCTGTGGCACCTTTATGGGTGGCGTGGCCGCACTGGCACGCGAGGCTGGGCACAAGGTGACGGGCTGCGACAGCGGCGTCTACCCGCCGATGAGCGACCAGCTCCGCGCGCTGGGCATCGAGCTGATCGAAGGCTTTGGCGCCGACCAGCTCGCGCTGCAGCCCGATATGTACGTGGTCGGCAACGTCGTCAGCCGGGCGCGCCTGGACGATGGCTCGCCCAAGTTTCCGCTGATGGAGGCCATCCTCGACACCGGCGCTCCCTACACCAGCGGCCCCCAATGGCTGGCCGAGCATGTGCTGCAGGGCCGCCATGTGCTGGCCGTGGCCGGCACCCATGGCAAAACCACGACGACCTCGATGCTCACCTGGATTCTGGAGGCCGCCGGCCTGCAGCCGGGCTTTCTGGTCGGTGGCGTGCCACTCGATTTTGGCGTCTCTGCCCGCCTGGGTGCGCCCACCCGGCCCGGCGGTGGCGACCAGCGCCCCGTGTTTGTGATCGAGGCCGACGAATACGACACCGCCTTTTTCGACAAGCGCAGCAAGTTTGTGCACTACCGCCCCCGCACCGCCGTGCTGAACAACCTGGAGTTCGACCATGCCGACATCTTTGATGACCTGGCAGCGATTGAGCGCCAGTTCCACCACCTGGTGCGCACCGTGCCCGCCAGCGGCCGCGTGGTGGCCAATGGTGTTGAAGAGAGCCTGACCCGTGTGCTGCACCAAGGCTGCTGGAGCGAAGTGGTGCGCTTTGGCGCTGCCATCGACGACATGCGCGCCGAAGGCGACCCGTCGAACTTTGAAGTGTTCTATAAAGATGCGCCCGCCGGCAAGGTGCAATGGGGCCTGAGCGGCGTGCACAACCAGATGAATGCGCTCGCTGCCATCGCTGCGGCCCAGCATGTGGGTGTGGCGCCCGCAGAAGCGGCCCAAGCCTTGTCGCGCTTTCAGAACGTCAAACGCCGCATGGAATTGCGCGGCACCGCTGCCGGCATCCAGGTCTACGACGATTTTGCCCACCACCCCACTGCCATCCGCACTACCCTGGATGGCCTGCGCCAGCAGGTGGGCGCGCAAACCCGCATCCTTGCAGTGTTTGAGCCGCGCAGCAACACGATGAAGCTGGGCACGATGAAGTCACAGCTGCCCTGGTCGCTGGAATCGGCCGACCTGGCCTTTTGCCACACGGCCGGCCTGGACTGGGACGCCGCCCAGGCGCTGGCCCCCATGGGTGCCCGCGCCCAGACCGCAGGCAATATCGACAGCCTGATCGCCCAGGTGCTGCAGGCGGCCATGGCCGGAGACGTGATTGTCTGCATGAGCAATGGCGGCTTTGGTGGTATCCACGACAAATTGCTGCAGGCGCTTGCGGTCCGGGGTTGA
- a CDS encoding tripartite tricarboxylate transporter permease, which translates to MSAMLDNLSLGFGVAFSGTNLLVALIGSFFGTIVGVLPGLGPTNGVAMLVPIAFAMGLPPDTALILLAAVYVGAEYGGRITSILINVPGEAAAVMTTLDGYPLARQGLGSVALSLSAWSSFVGSLIAIVGIAAFAPFLAQWALAFGPAEYFVLMVFAFCALTSLLGEQPIKGVLAAAIGLSIATIGVDANSGVYRYTFDIPHLADGLDFVVVVIGLFAVAEMLQMLENKLSGQSVEVPPSQRKLFNLRELRLTSGSTIRGSLLGFVMGVLPGAGASVASAVAYANEKRYIEDKDPDAKFGQGDMRGLAAPEAANNSAATGSFIPMLTLGIPGSGTTAVMMGALTLYNITPGPVLFEQQPALVWGLIASLLIANMMLLVMNIPMVRVFASMLSIPGWLLVPGILAISFIGVYAISATTFDLMAVVAIGVIGYLLRKLQMPMAPMVLGVVLGTMMEQNLRRALSITNGDVTILWASTVCTILWVLAAAVVLGPMGYRQLAKRRRAQETAP; encoded by the coding sequence ATGAGCGCGATGCTGGATAACCTCTCCCTGGGTTTTGGTGTTGCCTTCTCGGGCACCAACTTGCTCGTGGCGCTGATTGGCTCGTTCTTTGGCACCATCGTCGGTGTGCTGCCGGGCCTGGGCCCGACGAACGGGGTCGCCATGCTGGTGCCGATCGCCTTTGCGATGGGCTTGCCGCCCGATACCGCCTTGATCTTGCTGGCCGCTGTCTATGTGGGTGCCGAATACGGGGGCCGGATCACCTCGATCCTGATCAATGTGCCCGGCGAGGCGGCTGCGGTGATGACCACGCTGGATGGCTACCCGCTGGCGCGCCAGGGGCTGGGGAGCGTGGCGCTGTCCCTGTCGGCCTGGTCCTCCTTTGTCGGCTCCCTCATCGCCATTGTCGGTATCGCCGCGTTTGCGCCCTTTCTGGCGCAGTGGGCCTTGGCGTTTGGCCCGGCGGAATACTTTGTGCTGATGGTGTTTGCCTTCTGTGCGCTCACCAGCTTGTTGGGGGAGCAACCCATTAAAGGGGTTCTGGCGGCGGCCATCGGGCTGTCGATTGCGACAATCGGGGTGGATGCCAACTCCGGCGTTTACCGCTATACCTTCGATATCCCACACTTGGCCGATGGTCTGGATTTTGTCGTCGTTGTCATTGGCTTGTTTGCCGTCGCGGAAATGCTGCAAATGCTGGAGAACAAGCTCTCGGGCCAAAGCGTGGAAGTGCCGCCCAGCCAACGCAAGCTCTTCAATCTGCGCGAGCTGCGCTTAACCTCCGGCAGCACCATCCGTGGCAGCCTGCTCGGGTTTGTGATGGGCGTATTGCCAGGGGCGGGCGCCAGCGTGGCGTCGGCCGTGGCCTATGCCAACGAGAAGCGCTATATAGAAGACAAAGACCCGGATGCCAAATTTGGCCAGGGAGACATGCGTGGCTTGGCCGCGCCTGAGGCGGCGAACAACAGTGCCGCTACCGGCTCGTTCATCCCCATGCTGACCTTGGGCATCCCTGGCTCGGGGACGACGGCCGTGATGATGGGCGCGCTCACGCTCTACAACATCACTCCCGGCCCGGTGCTGTTTGAGCAGCAACCCGCGCTGGTCTGGGGCTTGATCGCCTCGCTGCTGATTGCCAATATGATGCTGCTGGTGATGAACATCCCGATGGTGCGGGTGTTTGCCTCGATGCTGTCCATCCCGGGCTGGCTGCTGGTGCCGGGTATCCTGGCCATCAGCTTTATCGGTGTCTATGCCATCAGTGCCACCACCTTTGACCTGATGGCGGTCGTCGCCATCGGCGTGATCGGCTACCTGCTGCGCAAACTCCAGATGCCCATGGCGCCGATGGTGCTGGGCGTTGTGCTGGGCACGATGATGGAGCAAAACCTGCGGCGTGCGCTGTCCATCACCAATGGCGATGTCACCATCCTCTGGGCCAGCACGGTCTGCACCATCCTATGGGTGCTGGCAGCTGCCGTGGTGCTGGGACCCATGGGTTACCGTCAGCTGGCCAAACGCAGGCGTGCGCAGGAAACGGCTCCATGA